Below is a genomic region from Flammeovirgaceae bacterium SG7u.111.
ATCATTATCTTGACCGATGATGCCGGCTATGAAGATTTTGGCTGCTATGGTTCCACGGAGTTTAAAACTCCTAACATTGATAAACTTGCAAAAAATGGAGTGCGCTGCACGCAAGCGTATGTAAGCGGAACTTGTTGCAGTCCGTCGCGAGCAGGGCTTATGACAGGGCGCTACCAAAACCGATTTGGGCACGAGTTCAATTTGCCAAGGCGAGCAAATAAGGGAGACGACCCAGAACTTTTGGGCATGGATGTGAACGAATTGACCATTGCCGATCTGCTAAAAAAAGAGGGATATTATACAGGGATAGTTGGGAAATGGCATTTGGGGATGAAGAAAAAGTTCCACCCCATGAACAGGGGTTTCGATGAGTTTTTTGGCTTTTTACATGGCTCAAGGTCTTATTTTCCTACTGAAAAGGCGGAATTTATGGAGCCAATTTACCGAGGTTTTGAAAAAGCTGGAGAGCAACCTTACCTTACCGAAGTATTCACTACCGAAGCCATCGACTTTGTGAAACGGAATAAAGAAAAACCATTTTTCCTATACCTCTCGTACAATGCAGTGCATGCCCCCATGGATGCGCTTCCTGAAGACGAAAAGCTGTATGATAGCATAGAATGGACGAAAAGGAGAAAGTTGGCTGCGATGACCCACTCTCTCGATAGAGAAGTAGGAAGGTTTATGAATACCCTCGATTCTTTACAGCTTACAGAAAATACCTTAATCTTTTTCCTCAACGATAACGGAGGAGCGACAATTAGCAATGGGGCTAGCAATGGCAAGCTCAACGGTCAGAAAGGTACTGTGATGGAAGGGGGAGTTCGGGTTCCGTTTATCGTTCATTGGCCGTCAAAACTCAAAGCAAAAGAATATCAGCATCCTATAACTGCACTCGATATTTTACCTACTTCTTTGGCTGTAGCGAAAGGGAAATTACCCAAAGACCGAGTCTATGACGGGGTGAATATCCTTTCTTATCTCAGAGGTGGGAACCTTTCTCGTCCGCATCAAACCTTCTACTGGAGGTATAACAATTGCGCTGCGGTGCGTGAAGGTGACTGGAAGCTGATCAGGATGCCCGACCGCCCGGCTATGTTGTTCAATTTGGCTCGGGATGAACAAGAGCTGATAGATATGGCTATCGATAAACCCGAGTTAGTTGCTCGTTTGTACAAAAAGCTTTTTGAGTGGGAAAAAAGCTTGCCCTATCCCCGTTGGAGATCAGAAGTAAAATGGTTTGAAGAGGATGTAAAGCGCTACGATAAGGCTTATATCAATGGAAAAGCTAGGTGGTAATAAGCTTTATTAGCCTTTTTCAATATAAAAAGCCCCTACGTGTGTAGGGGCTTTCCATTTCTAATCCAATCGGTGAACCTAGTTCATGTCTTCACCTTTCTTCAATTTTTCAATGCCTGCTTCCAGGGCTTTTTTGTTAAGCTCATCGGGTGCTTTTTCGTAAGCGAGCTTCGCATATTTCAATGCTTTTTTGTAGTTGCCTTCAGCAGAGTAGCCTCTCGCCAAGCCAACATTGGTAGGCCATTGTCCTTCAAACTTTTTGGCATTTAGTTGGAACATTGCCATTGCCTCCGCTTTTTTGCCAGCCGCCATCAGTTGCCTACCCAGCCCATGGATTTGAGTTGGGTCGGTTGCAAGGTTTGCTGCCTCTAGCAAAACTGTTTTAGCTTCTTCCGCTTTGCCAAGTTTCGCCAATATCCTCGACTTCATTTGCAAGGTCTGGAAGTTTTTATTACCTACGAAAGGGGCACCGATTGCGGCATCTGCCCAAGTAAGCGCCTCCTCTAAGTTG
It encodes:
- a CDS encoding sulfatase-like hydrolase/transferase, giving the protein MFKKLLFPFLLLVFNTSLSFSQQTSKPNIIIILTDDAGYEDFGCYGSTEFKTPNIDKLAKNGVRCTQAYVSGTCCSPSRAGLMTGRYQNRFGHEFNLPRRANKGDDPELLGMDVNELTIADLLKKEGYYTGIVGKWHLGMKKKFHPMNRGFDEFFGFLHGSRSYFPTEKAEFMEPIYRGFEKAGEQPYLTEVFTTEAIDFVKRNKEKPFFLYLSYNAVHAPMDALPEDEKLYDSIEWTKRRKLAAMTHSLDREVGRFMNTLDSLQLTENTLIFFLNDNGGATISNGASNGKLNGQKGTVMEGGVRVPFIVHWPSKLKAKEYQHPITALDILPTSLAVAKGKLPKDRVYDGVNILSYLRGGNLSRPHQTFYWRYNNCAAVREGDWKLIRMPDRPAMLFNLARDEQELIDMAIDKPELVARLYKKLFEWEKSLPYPRWRSEVKWFEEDVKRYDKAYINGKARW